From Elusimicrobiota bacterium:
GGCCTTGGTCAGGGGCGAGGACGGGGCTTGGTACGCCATAGACCCGATCATGGACGATCCGATGTCCGCCGCGGCTTGGATGGCCGAGGTGCGCAAGACCTGGGACAAGGGCCGCAAGGCCAGGTTCTATATGACCCCGGCCTCCACGGTGTTGCCGGACGTGACGGTGGTGCCTGAGCCGGGGCATGAGACCGGGACGCGGGTCATCGAGCTCTCCTTCGACCCGGCCGGCAAGGCGGGCTTCTCGCCCGTTGCCGGTCTGGGAGACGAGGTGTCCGCCGTGTCCGCGGAGGCGGCGCCGAAGTATTTCAAGGCCGCAGGCGCCGCGGCCGGCTCTTTCGACTTCGAAGGGATCCCGATCAACGGCGAGAGGGTCTCCTACAACGGCTATTTCGTAGACCTCCTGCGCGACATCGCGGCAGGGGTCCAGCGTCTGATGCGGTTCTCGGCGCCGCGGCCGGCCGGTCCCAAGGCTCGGCCGCTGGGACTGGACCTGGGGAAGCTCGGCCGTCGCTAACGGGCCGCGCTGAGCAGAGCCGCGATGTCCGCGCGGCGCCGGGCCCGCGCATGCGCCAGAGCCGTCATGCCGCCGTGGTCGCGCAGTCCCGGATCGGCGCCATGGGCGAGCAGCAGCTGGACCACGGCGGTGCCGCCCTGCTTTGCCGCCGCGATCAGCGGGGTCTCGGCGGATGCGTCCGTGGCGTCGGGCTGGGCCCGCGCGTCGAGGAGCAGTGCGACGATCTCCGGGCGTCCCGTCCTGGCCGCCTGCAGCAGCGCGGTGCGCTCATGGGCGTCGCGCGGCTCGAGCGCGGCGCCGTGCGCGAGCAGGGCCAGCACGGCCTCGACCCGCCCGCTCTGGACGGCGTGCATGAGCGGGGTCAGGCCGTCGGCATCCTTGGCGTCGGCGTCGGCCCCGCGGGCCAGCAGGGCCTTGAGGCAGTCGGGACGGGGCGTCCCCGCCGCCAGCGCCAGCGGAGTGCGGCCCCTGGCGTCGCGCTCATCGAGCCCGGCGCCGTGCGCGAGCAGCGCGGACGCGATGTCCGCACGGCCGCGGGCCGCCGCGAGCAGGAGCGCGGTCTGGCCGCTTGCCGTGCGCCGGCCGGGATCGGCGCCCGAGCCGAGAAGGAGCTGGACCACCGCCAGCGAGCCGCTCTTCGCGGCGAGGCTCAGCGGGGTGTAGCCCGGGTCAGGAACTCCGGCCGGCGGCAGGGCGCTGGTGCCCTGCACGCTGAGGTCGATGCCGGAAGCGTTGACCGCGGCGCTGGAGACCAGCAGGAGCCGGACGGCATCCACGCGTCCCCGCTGGGCGGCCAGCAGGAGTGGCGTGTCGCCCCACTCGTCCTTGGCGTCCACGCGGGCGCCTTTGCCCACCAGGAGCTTCACGATGTCCGCCCGGCCCGCGCTGGCTGCCCAGTGCAGGGCCGTGAGCCCGAGGCCGTTGGCTCTATCGGGATGAGCGCCTTGGTCCAGGAGGGCTTGGACCGTGTCTTTGTGGCCGTTGACCGCGGCCGCGATGAGCGGCGTGAAACCGCCCCAGCGGTCCAGCTGGTCAGGATCGGCGCCTGTCTTGAGCAGGGCCACGACCTGGGGCGTCTGCCCCTTCTCGCTGGCGCGGATGAGGGGCGATGCGCAGGCCGCGGCCAAGCCGCAGACCGCGAGCAGGATCAAAGGCTCCGGCGAGCGGCTCATGTCTATATTACGGCCGAGGGCCAGGAGAGTTCGTCAATGAGTGCTGCGGTACGCCATGACCGCGAGCCAGGTCACCAGGGCCAGGCTCACCAGGACCACTTGCAGGGCCGCGAAATGGACATGATGCCTGTGCCGCTGGTCCAAGGCGCGGTAGCCGTGCGCGGCATGCTCCCACTTTGCGGTCCGCGCCTGCTTGATGTGGGCGCCCAGCCTCGCTAGGTCCCAGACGATGAACACGACCGCGGCGATGCCGACCAGGGCCGGCAGCAGGGGGGAGAACCGCAGGGCCCGGCAGACCGCCAAGCCCGCCGGCGATTCCGTCTCCTGGCAGACCCCGTAGGAGAGGTATATCCAGGCCAACGGCACGGCCAGGGCCAGCGGGATGAGGCCGATATGGATGGCCGTGGCCTTGTTGCGGATGCGGCGGTGCTGCTGCTCGTGGTTCACCATTTTGGCCCCTTGGAGAAAGGCGAGTCCCTGAAGTACGGCACCTGGGTCGGGGCGCGGCTTTTGCGTGGATGCTGCGGGTCCGCGTCGTACGCCTCGAACTCCTTGACCGCGGCGGCGCTGAAGATGCGCCAGGCCCGCTCGCAGTCCGGGGGGACCGGGACGGCGTTCAAGGCGGCCTGCCGGTCGGCCATGGCTTGGCAGCCCCGGTCGCGCAGGGAACGGTCGAAGGCGACGTAGGGCACGGTCAGGCCCGAGGCCCGCAGCAGGCCGGCCAGCACCTCGCGCAGCGCGGGTTGGTTGTAGGCGTTGCCTTGCCCGGCGGAGCGCAAGGGCGCCGCCGTCTCGGTCAGGAAGCGGCTCATATCCTGGAGCGTTGTGTGCGGTGTGAGCGCGGGCGCGGAGCGGACATACCCTGACCAGAGCTCGAACCGGGCCGGGGAGACGAGCGGCAGGTCCGGGAGCACCGAGTCGAAGAGGTGGCCGATGCCGGCATGGTACATCTTGTCCGGGTTCTTGAGCATCTGGTGCGAGAAGGCGTCGCCGTAGAGGTGGAAAGCCAAGCCCAAGGCGCAGGCCGCGTCGGCTCGGGCGCCGGGGTCGCCGGGGGGCACGTCCCGCAGCTCAGCCAGGATGTCCTGGATGACGCGTTGGGACACCTCGCGCACGGCCGGCGGCCAGCCGCCGGTCAGGCCATGCTGCAACTGCTGGATGGTCACCATCCGGCCCACTGTGTCCGCGGGCCCGCGGCTCGCCAGGACCCAGCGCGAGTAGTCTAACGGGTGCTTCATGAGCCGCCGGTAGACGTCTATGGCGCTGAGCTCCGGGGCCTCGTCCGGCAGTTGGGAGCAGACCGCGACCAAAGTCTCGCCGTCGAGCGTCGGCGCGACGGACTTGAGGGCCAGCCGGACGGTGTAGTAGTGGTCTTCTCTCTGATAGGCAGCCGAGACGCAAGGCAGGAGGAGTGTCAGAAGCAACGCCGCCGTCAGAATCGCTCCCACGTGCGATATAATAGCTCATCCCGGACCCCACGGGGCCTCCTGGGAATCCATGAAACTGAAAGTCTTGGACATCCGGCCGACTCAGATGGCCATCGGCATGAAGGAGGTGGACCTGCGCATCGCCAAGCTCAAGTCCATGCAGGGCCAGGAGCTCGCGAAATACCTGTCCGAAAGGAAGATCCCGGTCGTCATGGGCCCGCGAGAGCGCGTCTATTGCGTGGACCATCACCACCTGCTTCGGGCCTGCTGGGAGGCCGGGGTCGCGGAGGTCCCGGTCGAGGTCAAGGCGGACCTTTCCAGGCGTTCCTTCCCGGCTTTCTGGAAGGCCCTGCACCAGGCCCGCTGGATCTTCCTGTACGACCAGTTCGGTCGCGGCCCCCATGACCCGGTCCAACTGCCGGGGAGCATCCGGTGCCTGGCCGACGACCCGTTCCGCAGCCTGGCTTGGTTGGTGCGGGAGAAAGGGGGCTACCGGAAGACCGACCGCCCTTTCGCGGAGTTCCGCTGGGCGGAGTTCCTCAGGAAGCACCTCAAGATGCATCCGGTCTTCGACCACATGGAAGGGGCGCTGAAGGAGGCCATGCTTCGGGCGCGCCGGCCGGCGGCCGCCCATCTGCCGGGCTTCCTCCGGTCCAGCCGGGGCTAGCCTTCGCCCGCCCCGGCGCCAAGGCCGGCCCGACTGTAGTATCATAAGCTTCGTGGACGCCTCGATGATCCCGCGCGCGCCCCTCATCCTGCGCAACCGCAACGTC
This genomic window contains:
- a CDS encoding ankyrin repeat domain-containing protein, which encodes MSRSPEPLILLAVCGLAAACASPLIRASEKGQTPQVVALLKTGADPDQLDRWGGFTPLIAAAVNGHKDTVQALLDQGAHPDRANGLGLTALHWAASAGRADIVKLLVGKGARVDAKDEWGDTPLLLAAQRGRVDAVRLLLVSSAAVNASGIDLSVQGTSALPPAGVPDPGYTPLSLAAKSGSLAVVQLLLGSGADPGRRTASGQTALLLAAARGRADIASALLAHGAGLDERDARGRTPLALAAGTPRPDCLKALLARGADADAKDADGLTPLMHAVQSGRVEAVLALLAHGAALEPRDAHERTALLQAARTGRPEIVALLLDARAQPDATDASAETPLIAAAKQGGTAVVQLLLAHGADPGLRDHGGMTALAHARARRRADIAALLSAAR
- a CDS encoding ParB/Srx family N-terminal domain-containing protein, whose protein sequence is MKLKVLDIRPTQMAIGMKEVDLRIAKLKSMQGQELAKYLSERKIPVVMGPRERVYCVDHHHLLRACWEAGVAEVPVEVKADLSRRSFPAFWKALHQARWIFLYDQFGRGPHDPVQLPGSIRCLADDPFRSLAWLVREKGGYRKTDRPFAEFRWAEFLRKHLKMHPVFDHMEGALKEAMLRARRPAAAHLPGFLRSSRG